In a genomic window of Helianthus annuus cultivar XRQ/B chromosome 10, HanXRQr2.0-SUNRISE, whole genome shotgun sequence:
- the LOC110883827 gene encoding uncharacterized protein LOC110883827, which translates to MLLAVEGGRFFSSSASGYSNGLNLLLLGQKKEEKPMRVTPWTQYHLVDQEADPDLQLAANKNPRCACGCASFTCFGGAATGLESPSVGPTQHQQTVVKDSSQLEKVEENSRDSYLVEGDGDSNGINVTSLKSSLKKRDATVTVAVAVNSGDEVEPELEPVFQSARRSVHWTDVRGGELCEIREFEPSEHSDSDDEFENSTGKTCSCRIM; encoded by the exons ATGTTATTAGCAGTGGAAGGAGGAAGGTTTTTCTCTTCCTCAGCATCAGGCTATAGTAACGGGCTGAACCTACTTCTTTTGGGCCAGAAAAAGGAGGAGAAGCCCATGAGAGTTACCCCGTGGACCCAGTACCATTTGGTGGACCAAGAAGCCGACCCTGACCTCCAACTGGCTGCCAATAAGAACCCCCGTTGTGCCTGCGGGTGTGCTTCCTTCACCTGCTTTGGTGGTGCCGCCACAGGACTCGAGAGCCCGTCTGTGGGACCCACCCAGCATCAGCAAACCGTTGTTAAAGACTCGTCTCAGTTagaaaaagttgaagaaaattctCGGGACTCGTATTTGGTGGAAGGTGATGGTGATAGTAATGGTATTAACGTAACTTCTCTTAAAAGCAGCTTGAAGAAACGAGACGCAACTGTTACGGTAGCGGTTGCTGTTAATAGCGGTGACGAGGTCGAGCCCGAGCTTGAGCCTGTGTTCCAAAGTGCTAGAAGGAGTGTGCATTGGACGGATGTTAGAGGGGGAGAACTTTGTGAGATTCGGGAATTTGAGCCCAG TGAACACAGCGATTCAGATGACGAATTCGAAAACAGTACTGGGAAAACATGTTCATGCAGGATAATGTAG